In Pseudomonas asiatica, the following are encoded in one genomic region:
- a CDS encoding ADP-ribosylglycohydrolase family protein, which produces MNRIERISGCLLGGAVGDALGSPVELLEWPVIEARFGPQGTIDFAPAYGTAGAISDATQMMLFTAEGLLRAYVLGSSLQACHVPSIVHHALLRWLTTQDQPSLIPVATDGWLIRQMELWSRRAPDITCMSALKVSGRLGMIAENNSKGCGALVHVAPCAFFANAFDYATQSGRLTHGHPTGYLAAGLFADILQRVVDRQDSLEHAVTQSLARYGQVPGIEETRSLVERVMFFFYEGYTPSPQRIDDFAGGWGAEQVLAIGLWCALTARSFEEGVIAAVNHSGDSSSTGLVVGHLLGAQYGAGAIPDRWLECLELRQVIAQVAEDIERVPREYCGVGGEFDEQIELAYPGS; this is translated from the coding sequence ATGAACAGAATTGAACGGATCAGCGGCTGCCTACTGGGGGGCGCCGTCGGAGATGCGCTAGGCTCCCCGGTGGAGTTGCTTGAGTGGCCTGTGATCGAGGCCAGGTTCGGGCCGCAGGGCACCATTGATTTTGCCCCGGCTTATGGCACCGCCGGTGCGATAAGCGACGCTACACAGATGATGCTCTTTACCGCAGAAGGCTTGCTGCGGGCTTATGTGCTAGGGAGTTCGCTGCAGGCATGCCATGTGCCCAGCATTGTTCATCACGCGCTGCTGCGCTGGCTGACGACCCAGGATCAACCTTCGCTGATACCGGTCGCCACAGATGGCTGGCTGATCAGGCAAATGGAGCTCTGGTCGCGTCGTGCGCCAGACATAACCTGCATGAGTGCGCTCAAGGTCAGCGGACGGTTGGGTATGATTGCCGAAAACAACAGCAAGGGCTGCGGTGCTTTGGTACATGTTGCACCCTGTGCGTTCTTTGCCAATGCATTTGACTACGCAACGCAATCCGGGCGCCTGACGCACGGGCACCCGACAGGTTACTTGGCGGCTGGGCTGTTCGCCGACATTCTGCAGCGTGTTGTCGATCGACAAGATAGCTTGGAGCACGCTGTGACGCAGAGTCTGGCCAGGTATGGGCAGGTGCCTGGTATCGAGGAAACGCGCAGCCTTGTCGAGCGCGTGATGTTCTTCTTTTACGAGGGATACACACCCAGCCCTCAACGGATAGACGATTTTGCCGGTGGTTGGGGCGCTGAACAGGTGCTGGCGATTGGGCTGTGGTGCGCGCTGACAGCGCGGTCATTTGAAGAAGGGGTGATTGCGGCGGTTAATCACAGTGGTGACAGCAGCAGTACAGGGCTGGTCGTCGGGCACTTGCTGGGGGCGCAGTATGGCGCTGGCGCTATTCCTGACCGGTGGCTTGAGTGCCTGGAGCTGCGGCAGGTGATTGCGCAGGTGGCTGAAGATATCGAGCGTGTTCCGCGGGAGTACTGCGGGGTGGGGGGCGAGTTTGATGAGCAAATTGAACTGGCTTATCCCGGGAGTTGA
- a CDS encoding IS5 family transposase (programmed frameshift), translating into MAKRYELSDEAWALVADLFTETHGRGRPRLSDRLMLDGVLWVLCSGAAWRDMPERFGPWSTVYQRFRDWRNQGTFDQMLKRLHLKLNEQGLIDLQTWMIDSTAVRATRASSGAGKRGPDEPADHALGRSRGGLTTKIHMLCDANGTPLRFLLSGGQASDISYAQPLLDEVSIPSSQRGRPRKRCKWLLADKGYDAEALRRYCDQYRMQPVIPMRSMKRKPKPGLPRLFDRPKYRQRNIIERMFGWLKENRRIVTRFDKLAKSYAAMVSLACSMRCLRHLFSYRA; encoded by the exons ATGGCTAAGCGTTACGAACTCTCGGATGAGGCTTGGGCTTTGGTTGCCGATCTCTTCACTGAAACCCATGGTCGGGGGCGGCCCCGCCTGAGTGATCGGCTGATGCTCGATGGCGTGCTCTGGGTGCTCTGCTCGGGTGCTGCGTGGCGAGATATGCCGGAGCGATTTGGCCCGTGGTCAACGGTGTATCAACGGTTCCGGGACTGGCGAAACCAGGGGACGTTCGATCAGATGCTCAAACGCTTGCACCTGAAATTGAATGAGCAAGGCTTGATCGATTTGCAAACCTGGATGATCGACTCAACTGCTGTACGCGCAACCCGAGCCTCTTCTGGCGCCGGG AAAAGGGGGCCTGACGAGCCTGCCGATCACGCTCTAGGCCGCAGTCGCGGCGGCCTGACAACCAAGATCCACATGCTCTGCGACGCCAACGGAACACCGTTGCGCTTCCTTCTCTCTGGCGGTCAAGCCAGTGACATCAGCTACGCCCAGCCACTGCTGGACGAAGTCAGCATTCCATCAAGCCAACGAGGTCGTCCGCGCAAGCGCTGCAAATGGCTGCTTGCTGACAAAGGCTACGATGCCGAAGCGCTGCGCCGCTACTGCGACCAGTACCGCATGCAACCCGTCATCCCGATGCGCTCAATGAAGCGCAAACCCAAGCCTGGCTTACCCAGATTGTTTGATCGGCCCAAATATCGACAGCGCAACATCATCGAGCGCATGTTTGGCTGGCTGAAAGAGAACCGCCGCATCGTGACGCGCTTCGACAAGCTCGCGAAAAGCTATGCCGCCATGGTCTCACTGGCTTGTTCCATGCGGTGTCTGCGACATCTCTTTTCGTACAGAGCCTAA
- a CDS encoding DUF3944 domain-containing protein: protein MGISYRADDDLAFLQYCREGDIRNLAAYLMFDKDGEKRRASEIADDPQFKKLQGQPDQWRRCWQLVAGELQHFAGDSIVNLFRRQGVLYKEMLCDVCDKTDVKYDSKASAYAIENQLIEKLVTKSWEQMSPDQRRSTAEEMNINGSLGAVPLVAILNAIRAGGLGSLQWSSWLARGATASFSNAVGVTLGGAAALVGGRAVAAIAGPLAALAVTVPLLSGTAYRVTIPAVIQIAFMRRQYEKEDHF, encoded by the coding sequence ATGGGTATTAGCTACCGCGCGGATGATGATCTGGCCTTTCTGCAATATTGCCGGGAAGGCGATATCCGCAACCTGGCGGCCTATCTCATGTTCGACAAGGACGGAGAAAAGCGCAGGGCAAGCGAAATCGCTGATGATCCGCAATTCAAGAAGCTGCAGGGCCAGCCAGATCAATGGCGGCGCTGCTGGCAACTGGTTGCTGGTGAGCTACAACATTTCGCTGGTGACTCAATCGTCAACCTGTTCCGCCGTCAGGGCGTGCTTTACAAGGAAATGCTCTGCGACGTCTGCGACAAGACCGATGTGAAATACGACAGCAAAGCCAGCGCCTACGCGATCGAAAACCAGCTTATCGAGAAGTTGGTGACTAAGAGCTGGGAACAAATGTCGCCAGACCAGCGGCGTAGCACAGCCGAAGAAATGAACATCAACGGCTCGCTCGGGGCGGTGCCTCTGGTCGCGATCCTCAATGCAATTCGTGCAGGTGGTCTGGGCTCATTGCAGTGGTCATCCTGGCTTGCAAGGGGCGCCACTGCTTCATTCAGTAATGCAGTCGGGGTAACCCTGGGTGGCGCTGCGGCTCTGGTAGGTGGGCGCGCGGTTGCGGCCATAGCCGGGCCCTTGGCAGCGCTCGCCGTCACCGTTCCTCTGCTCAGCGGTACGGCGTACCGGGTCACTATCCCAGCTGTCATTCAAATCGCGTTCATGCGGCGACAGTATGAAAAAGAGGATCACTTCTAA
- a CDS encoding YkgJ family cysteine cluster protein, with the protein MPDIPLPFACSRCMECCRRVHLLADTAAMDRGDGVCRHLDENNAGCRIYDQRPDACRVDRQYELHYRQAMSWETFVRMNEAGCRQLQSLGASEATRTIPASTDNRYTQP; encoded by the coding sequence ATGCCTGACATTCCCTTGCCCTTTGCCTGCAGCCGCTGCATGGAATGCTGCCGACGCGTGCATCTGCTTGCCGATACCGCCGCGATGGACCGCGGCGACGGTGTCTGCCGGCACCTGGATGAAAACAACGCCGGTTGCCGCATCTATGACCAGCGGCCAGACGCCTGCCGTGTCGATCGGCAGTACGAATTGCATTATCGTCAGGCAATGAGTTGGGAAACGTTCGTGAGAATGAATGAAGCCGGATGCAGACAATTGCAATCTCTCGGAGCTAGCGAGGCTACCCGAACAATCCCGGCGTCTACAGACAACCGCTACACACAACCATAG
- a CDS encoding GTPase: protein MTQPGPMTQLLALYEEVDGLCETYNPQAVASIRELSRAKKAQAGASIMVYGVYNAGKSTLINALLGQELASVADVPETARVQGYRWGDFEVLDTPGIDAPLEHEAITREQLVQSDVVIFVVNPLGVVEEEKTLDVLLELVLAGKMIFLVLNCKSRFDPIDLARIKDELSERIQQKAGNQKVLGHIPIVEVNARSALKAKLENKQNLLNSSGFPKFESDLAGFFASVEQKAIVARVATELRSFLDATVAELDKHQDQASIKRLDAFYGEIARREIDIRHGLKSLIEAKAAFVGKSTITALNQNIDGAQGKIEQLIGQANEQICSELEDALTRLGLDASEMLDEVIREVQVQPQAYNTQAAPDLDTPEAPADQAPVSQGIDLSLLESGVRQASSMLKAEHVVSVLKVGKQWLPTLFKGVGPVTMGKVAEQIVGKVIPVIGIAFQVGSTLYSAFAGDPDQQRLEQQAKREAHERERRDQAIQAFADETAWEFSRSLNTMVDTHLKTNFAEIKDKLQRLRGSLGQEQRRLSEDRERLVQCQAAMGEYA, encoded by the coding sequence ATGACCCAACCAGGCCCGATGACCCAACTGCTGGCCCTCTATGAGGAAGTGGATGGACTGTGTGAAACCTATAACCCGCAGGCTGTCGCCAGCATTCGCGAACTGAGCCGGGCGAAGAAGGCCCAGGCCGGCGCGAGCATCATGGTGTACGGCGTCTACAACGCCGGTAAAAGCACGCTGATCAATGCCTTGCTCGGCCAAGAGCTGGCCTCGGTAGCCGATGTGCCGGAAACCGCCCGTGTGCAAGGCTATCGCTGGGGCGATTTCGAAGTGCTCGATACGCCCGGCATCGACGCGCCGCTCGAGCATGAAGCCATCACCCGAGAGCAGCTGGTGCAGTCGGATGTGGTGATCTTCGTAGTCAATCCGCTGGGCGTGGTCGAGGAAGAGAAAACGCTCGATGTGCTGCTTGAGCTGGTACTTGCCGGCAAGATGATCTTCCTGGTACTCAACTGCAAGAGCCGTTTCGACCCGATCGACCTGGCCCGCATCAAAGACGAACTCAGCGAACGCATTCAGCAGAAGGCCGGTAACCAGAAAGTGCTTGGGCATATCCCGATCGTCGAGGTCAACGCCCGCTCAGCGCTCAAGGCGAAACTGGAGAACAAGCAGAACCTGCTGAACAGCTCGGGCTTTCCGAAGTTCGAAAGCGATCTGGCTGGATTCTTTGCATCCGTAGAGCAAAAGGCCATCGTCGCACGTGTCGCCACCGAACTGCGCAGCTTCCTCGACGCGACGGTAGCCGAGCTGGACAAACACCAGGACCAAGCCTCGATTAAACGCCTGGACGCTTTCTATGGCGAAATCGCGCGTCGCGAGATCGATATTCGCCACGGTTTGAAATCGTTGATCGAAGCCAAGGCCGCCTTCGTCGGCAAGAGCACGATCACTGCGCTGAACCAGAACATCGATGGCGCTCAGGGCAAGATCGAGCAGCTTATCGGGCAGGCCAACGAACAGATCTGCAGCGAGCTTGAAGACGCACTCACTCGCCTGGGTCTAGACGCTTCAGAGATGCTCGACGAAGTCATTCGAGAGGTGCAGGTACAGCCACAGGCCTACAATACCCAGGCTGCACCGGACCTCGATACACCTGAAGCTCCCGCCGACCAGGCGCCCGTATCTCAAGGCATCGACCTGAGCCTACTCGAGTCCGGCGTCCGCCAGGCCAGCAGCATGCTCAAGGCCGAGCATGTCGTCAGCGTGCTGAAAGTCGGCAAGCAGTGGCTGCCGACACTGTTCAAAGGCGTCGGCCCGGTCACCATGGGCAAGGTTGCCGAGCAGATCGTCGGCAAGGTCATCCCGGTTATCGGTATTGCTTTTCAGGTAGGCAGCACGCTGTACTCCGCCTTCGCTGGCGACCCTGACCAGCAGCGCCTGGAGCAACAGGCCAAACGCGAGGCCCATGAGCGCGAGCGGCGCGACCAGGCGATCCAGGCATTTGCCGATGAGACTGCCTGGGAATTCTCGCGGTCGCTGAACACCATGGTCGATACCCACCTGAAGACTAACTTCGCCGAGATCAAGGACAAACTGCAGAGGCTGCGTGGCAGCCTCGGCCAGGAGCAGCGCCGCCTCAGCGAGGACCGCGAACGCCTTGTCCAGTGCCAGGCCGCAATGGGTGAGTATGCCTGA
- a CDS encoding DUF262 domain-containing protein has product MALDSYQRGFVWGPDKLTQLVNDLATYAAQADTSLPYYMGGVLLHRDASQSKRFIIDGQQRITALSLLYHRSTGKLPVGQVLSYSGQSARHIAEGLQALKQMEAIAPQIIERLRLTVIEVDSTDLAFTFFDTQNNRGVRLEATDLLKAYHLRAIDYAQGKTELKAALQRDCAERWERLQRHPAVLSPGQDFAPNLFNRFLWRARRWRGSHTPAGKHEPLLAEFQRDTWPHAADSRSRIDSVPLYATRHNRLASCMTLAGDGDYVLQGSQLRVGQNPASLPIALRQPIHEGVGFFLYADKYAALLQRLMNGPAPCPQVSRFRTIYKQLLRSNQEYLREIFMLCSLMYVDQFDVEQLTAFALRLEFLLGAIRLEKKQVKQETAANFFRLAELNLLDVIAQSYHPKQVLDFLQHRQQAVASSYANETVSAGQGVQGRYKRAVLDFYQGQLDSDCSTLAGKSRWLETYLKACQEHRHEY; this is encoded by the coding sequence TTGGCATTGGACAGCTATCAGCGTGGTTTCGTCTGGGGGCCAGACAAGCTGACGCAACTGGTCAATGACCTAGCAACATATGCAGCACAGGCGGATACCTCCCTGCCTTACTACATGGGTGGTGTACTGCTGCATCGTGATGCAAGCCAGTCGAAGCGGTTCATTATTGATGGTCAGCAGCGCATCACCGCGCTCTCACTGTTGTACCACCGCTCTACCGGCAAGCTGCCAGTGGGGCAGGTACTCAGCTATTCGGGCCAATCCGCGCGACATATTGCTGAGGGATTGCAAGCATTGAAGCAAATGGAGGCGATTGCGCCGCAGATCATCGAAAGGCTGCGGCTGACAGTGATCGAAGTGGACAGCACTGACCTCGCTTTCACCTTCTTCGACACCCAGAACAACCGCGGGGTGCGCTTGGAGGCCACTGACCTGCTCAAGGCCTATCACCTGCGTGCGATCGACTACGCGCAAGGGAAGACTGAACTCAAGGCTGCACTGCAGCGGGACTGTGCAGAGCGCTGGGAGAGGCTGCAACGCCACCCGGCGGTGCTGAGCCCAGGTCAGGACTTCGCCCCTAACTTATTCAATCGTTTTCTCTGGCGTGCGCGGCGTTGGCGCGGATCGCACACGCCTGCGGGGAAGCACGAACCGCTCCTGGCAGAATTCCAGCGTGACACTTGGCCCCACGCCGCCGACAGCCGTAGCCGTATTGACAGCGTGCCGCTCTACGCGACCCGGCACAATCGGCTAGCGTCCTGCATGACGCTGGCGGGAGATGGTGATTATGTGCTGCAGGGTAGCCAGCTGCGAGTCGGGCAAAATCCTGCAAGCCTGCCTATCGCGTTGCGTCAGCCCATCCATGAAGGTGTAGGGTTCTTTCTATACGCAGACAAGTACGCAGCGTTGCTGCAACGGCTAATGAATGGTCCTGCGCCTTGTCCGCAGGTCAGTAGGTTCCGCACGATTTACAAACAGCTGCTGCGTAGTAACCAGGAGTACCTGCGCGAGATCTTCATGCTCTGTAGCCTGATGTATGTCGATCAGTTCGACGTTGAGCAATTGACCGCTTTTGCCCTGCGCTTGGAGTTTTTGCTGGGCGCGATTCGCCTGGAGAAAAAACAGGTCAAGCAGGAAACCGCGGCCAATTTCTTCAGGCTGGCCGAGCTGAACCTATTGGATGTGATTGCCCAGAGTTACCACCCGAAGCAGGTGCTGGATTTCCTTCAGCACCGACAACAAGCGGTGGCGTCTTCGTATGCTAACGAAACGGTATCAGCAGGGCAGGGGGTGCAGGGGCGATACAAGAGGGCAGTCCTGGATTTCTATCAAGGGCAGTTGGACTCCGACTGCTCGACCCTTGCGGGTAAATCGCGATGGCTCGAAACGTACTTGAAGGCTTGCCAGGAACATCGCCATGAGTATTGA
- a CDS encoding DUF262 domain-containing protein: MSIDSRLFTLEQLVNQDDAAWCFNVPIYQRLYVWGDDQIKTLLTDMANAFDRGEDQFFLGGALLVEKTSEQDRLKGLRRFDLIDGQQRFTTLWMLSTVAIWNQVMGDFSRVVLKDSVIPRLHFSIREQVNTFLASMMPGKSGASPEIPDTQSMREAQQLMASFKQTYKRADGKPVDDEYLKELASFVYRKVSLVLTQVPEGMDLNKLFEVINNRGIQLQHHEILKARLLRDIPAESRSRYAALWNACADMSGFVERNLCQDTQLEAHRLGDLYSKGQLLHAVAVHGLLSRRAEAAQAESAERLTLENIVNGADSEFDNGYATIAADEGEAPWARSIIGFPLFLLHVLRIWLKEQGQPDLPRVLDRHLLTLFESHLLQPAEPEQRTARAQGFIDLLWRMRVLWDEYVIKWVDQGDDEVHHICHTSISANDDKRYINRSRDNDLKQGMSLLQSMLSAGC, from the coding sequence ATGAGTATTGATTCCCGTCTCTTCACCTTGGAACAGCTAGTTAATCAAGACGACGCGGCCTGGTGCTTCAACGTGCCTATCTACCAGCGCCTGTACGTCTGGGGTGATGATCAGATCAAGACATTGCTGACCGATATGGCGAATGCCTTTGATCGGGGCGAAGACCAGTTTTTTCTGGGTGGTGCCCTGCTGGTCGAAAAAACCTCTGAGCAAGATCGCCTTAAGGGGCTGCGCCGCTTCGACCTAATCGATGGGCAGCAGCGCTTCACGACGCTGTGGATGCTCAGCACGGTCGCCATATGGAACCAAGTGATGGGCGACTTCAGCAGGGTAGTGCTGAAGGACAGCGTGATTCCACGCCTGCATTTCTCGATACGCGAGCAGGTGAACACCTTCCTTGCCAGCATGATGCCTGGCAAAAGTGGAGCAAGCCCAGAGATCCCGGATACTCAAAGCATGAGAGAAGCTCAGCAACTGATGGCCTCTTTCAAGCAGACCTACAAGCGTGCGGATGGCAAGCCTGTGGATGACGAATACCTCAAGGAGCTGGCTTCCTTCGTTTACCGCAAGGTTTCTCTCGTGCTCACACAGGTGCCTGAGGGGATGGACTTGAACAAGTTGTTTGAGGTCATCAACAACCGCGGGATCCAGCTTCAGCATCACGAAATTCTCAAGGCAAGGCTACTGCGCGACATCCCCGCCGAAAGTCGTTCCCGTTACGCAGCTTTGTGGAACGCTTGTGCCGACATGAGTGGCTTTGTCGAACGTAATCTCTGCCAAGATACCCAGCTTGAGGCTCACCGTTTGGGTGATCTCTATAGCAAAGGGCAGTTGCTTCACGCAGTAGCTGTGCACGGGCTGCTGTCGCGAAGAGCTGAGGCTGCACAAGCGGAGTCTGCTGAACGACTGACCTTGGAGAACATCGTCAACGGTGCAGATTCCGAGTTTGACAATGGATACGCGACCATCGCGGCGGACGAAGGGGAGGCACCATGGGCGCGCAGTATCATTGGCTTCCCTTTGTTCCTTCTGCATGTGCTGCGTATCTGGTTGAAAGAGCAAGGGCAGCCGGATCTGCCCCGCGTGCTGGATCGGCACCTGCTTACCTTGTTCGAGTCCCATTTACTGCAGCCGGCGGAGCCCGAGCAGCGTACCGCGAGGGCACAAGGGTTCATCGACCTGCTTTGGCGTATGCGGGTGCTTTGGGATGAATACGTCATCAAGTGGGTCGATCAGGGGGATGACGAGGTTCATCATATTTGCCACACCTCGATCTCTGCCAATGATGACAAGCGTTACATCAATCGCAGCCGTGACAATGATCTGAAACAAGGCATGTCGTTACTGCAGAGCATGCTCTCGGCTGGCTGCTGA
- a CDS encoding GGDEF domain-containing protein, translating into MPACPLPADEALRQRTLDDMNLVDTPAEHYLDTLVRLTQDLAHVDTVLISLIDQDRQWFKARIGLEASETTRSVSFCGYAILGEDTLTVPDALCDERFVDNPLVLNAPYIRFYAGHPLRAGNGKAIGTLCMFDPRPRVLSEAQQANFRDLATLAEGYLQLRTLAQVNRDLRLEMDREQRKALLDPLTQLWNRGALSAFEAHERRLAEVNGLQLGAVYADLDHFKSINDKFGHGGGDKVLCETARRLRAALRPDDLVVRHGGEEFVAILQVKDSEELTRIAERIREQVGASPMQLPCGQLNVTLSIGCTLFAKGETLDDALERADKGLYDAKQNGRNRVVYIAPPL; encoded by the coding sequence ATGCCAGCTTGCCCCTTGCCCGCTGACGAAGCGCTGCGCCAGCGCACGCTCGACGACATGAACCTGGTCGACACGCCAGCCGAGCATTACCTGGATACCCTGGTGCGGCTCACCCAGGACCTGGCCCATGTGGACACTGTGCTTATCAGCCTGATCGACCAGGACCGACAGTGGTTCAAGGCCCGCATAGGCCTTGAGGCAAGCGAGACGACGCGCAGTGTTTCGTTCTGCGGCTACGCCATTCTCGGCGAGGACACACTGACGGTGCCCGACGCCCTGTGCGACGAACGATTCGTCGACAACCCGCTCGTGCTGAACGCGCCCTACATCCGCTTTTACGCCGGCCACCCCTTGCGCGCCGGCAACGGTAAAGCCATCGGCACGCTGTGCATGTTCGACCCGCGCCCGCGCGTGCTCAGTGAGGCTCAGCAAGCGAACTTCAGGGACCTGGCGACGCTCGCCGAGGGGTATCTGCAGCTGCGTACCTTGGCCCAGGTGAACCGCGATCTGCGGCTTGAAATGGATCGCGAGCAGCGCAAAGCCCTGCTCGACCCTTTGACACAACTGTGGAACCGCGGCGCGTTGTCGGCGTTTGAAGCGCATGAACGGCGATTGGCCGAGGTGAACGGCTTACAACTGGGTGCGGTTTATGCCGACCTGGATCACTTCAAGTCCATCAACGACAAGTTCGGCCATGGCGGCGGTGACAAGGTGCTTTGCGAAACTGCGCGTCGCCTGCGCGCTGCACTGCGCCCCGATGACCTGGTGGTGCGCCATGGGGGTGAGGAGTTTGTTGCAATTTTGCAGGTGAAGGACAGCGAAGAGCTGACCCGGATTGCTGAGCGGATTCGCGAACAGGTGGGTGCTAGCCCGATGCAGTTGCCCTGTGGTCAGTTGAACGTAACCCTGAGCATCGGGTGCACCCTGTTTGCCAAGGGTGAAACGCTGGATGACGCGCTGGAACGCGCTGACAAAGGGCTTTATGACGCCAAACAGAATGGACGAAACCGGGTTGTCTACATAGCGCCACCTCTCTGA
- the glsB gene encoding glutaminase B — protein sequence MQTLLNEILEEVRPLIGKGKVADYIPALADVPANQQGIAVYGNDGSYYCAGDALVPFSVQSISKVFSLVQAIGHSGEAIWQRLGHEPSGQPFNSLVQLEFERGRPRNPFINAGALVICDINQSRFAAPTLSMRDFVRRLSGNPHIAIDARVADSEYQFRARNAAMAYLMQSFGNFHNEVETVLRSYFSYCALQMNCLDLARAFCFLANDGFCKHSGEQILTRRQTQQVNSIMATSGLYDEAGNFAYRVGLPGKSGVGGGIVAIVPGQFTVCVWSPELNAAGNSLAGMAALELLSSRIGWSVF from the coding sequence ATGCAAACGCTGTTGAACGAGATTCTCGAAGAAGTACGTCCCTTGATCGGCAAGGGCAAAGTGGCTGACTACATTCCCGCGCTGGCCGATGTGCCGGCGAACCAGCAGGGCATCGCGGTCTATGGCAACGATGGCAGCTATTACTGTGCAGGCGACGCGCTGGTGCCGTTCTCGGTGCAGAGTATTTCCAAAGTGTTCAGCCTGGTGCAGGCGATCGGGCACTCCGGGGAAGCCATTTGGCAGCGGCTTGGCCATGAGCCTTCCGGCCAACCGTTCAACTCGCTGGTGCAACTGGAGTTCGAACGCGGCCGGCCGCGCAACCCCTTTATAAATGCGGGTGCGTTGGTGATCTGCGATATCAACCAGTCGCGCTTCGCTGCACCCACGTTGTCGATGCGCGATTTCGTGCGGCGGCTATCGGGCAATCCCCATATCGCGATCGATGCCCGCGTTGCCGACTCGGAGTATCAGTTCCGCGCGCGCAACGCGGCCATGGCTTACCTGATGCAGTCGTTCGGCAACTTCCATAACGAGGTGGAAACGGTACTGCGCAGCTATTTCAGCTACTGCGCGCTCCAGATGAATTGCCTGGACCTGGCCCGGGCGTTCTGTTTCCTGGCCAATGATGGGTTCTGCAAGCACAGCGGTGAGCAGATTCTGACCCGGCGCCAGACCCAGCAGGTGAACTCGATCATGGCCACCAGCGGGTTGTATGACGAAGCAGGGAATTTCGCCTATCGGGTGGGGTTGCCGGGCAAGAGTGGCGTGGGGGGCGGGATTGTGGCGATCGTGCCGGGGCAATTTACCGTGTGCGTGTGGTCGCCGGAGTTGAATGCGGCGGGTAACTCCCTGGCCGGGATGGCGGCGCTCGAACTGCTCAGTTCGCGGATCGGCTGGTCGGTGTTCTGA
- a CDS encoding FadR/GntR family transcriptional regulator — translation MNYRQPTTRKSMHATLVQDLGVQIVSGQLAPGQKLPSEASLCEAYAISRPVFREAMRALTAKGLIEARPRVGTLVRPRHDWHMLDPDVLHWLMQATPQQEFFNMLSSVRWVIEPAAAALAATNASADDVNSIAEAYQRMEAARNHEERLQPDLDFHARIADATHNDLLAYLCNMLSMALRESVRYSNQRANFDELALPRHKAILTAIQNGDALGARHASLVQLEDARVALAKVLGQDPTS, via the coding sequence ATGAACTACCGCCAACCCACCACGCGCAAGAGCATGCACGCCACCCTGGTCCAGGACCTTGGCGTACAGATCGTATCCGGCCAACTCGCACCCGGGCAGAAGCTGCCTTCCGAGGCCAGCCTGTGCGAAGCCTACGCGATCAGCCGGCCGGTGTTCCGCGAGGCGATGCGCGCCCTTACCGCCAAGGGCCTGATCGAGGCCCGCCCGCGGGTGGGTACCCTGGTTCGGCCGCGCCATGACTGGCACATGCTCGACCCGGACGTGCTGCACTGGCTGATGCAGGCCACGCCACAGCAGGAATTCTTCAACATGCTGAGCAGCGTCCGCTGGGTCATCGAGCCCGCCGCCGCCGCACTGGCCGCCACCAACGCCAGCGCCGACGACGTCAATTCGATCGCCGAGGCCTACCAACGCATGGAAGCCGCCCGCAACCATGAAGAACGCCTGCAACCGGACCTGGACTTCCACGCCCGCATCGCCGACGCCACCCACAACGACCTGCTGGCCTACCTGTGCAACATGCTGTCGATGGCGCTGCGCGAGTCGGTGCGCTACTCCAACCAGCGGGCGAATTTCGACGAACTCGCCCTGCCCCGCCACAAGGCGATTCTGACCGCTATTCAGAACGGTGACGCGCTGGGCGCGCGGCATGCTTCACTGGTACAGCTTGAAGATGCCCGCGTGGCGCTGGCCAAGGTACTGGGGCAGGACCCGACAAGCTGA